In Bdellovibrionota bacterium, the DNA window TACGTGGCCCGGGCTTTCAATGCCTCCAGATCGGAGACATCGTATCCGCTCCGCTTTAAAATGGCGGCCATTTCGTCGATATCATTTTGAGTAGTTTGAACGAGACTCACGATATGTCGAAACGGCGCTTTAACCGGCGGCGAACCCGGCACCGCGGAGAGCTCCGCGGCCCGTCTGTGGCGGTTGGGCGAGGTCGGATCATCAAATTCGTCGATCAATTGAAGAAGCGGCAAACCGGGGTCGAAGACGATCCGGCGGTTCGGCTTCACCTTCACGACGGCATATTTGAGAACTTCGGCCGGCACGACCTCCAACATCTCGTGGATCGAAATGACGTTACCCTTGCTGGAGGACATGTCGCCGCCGCCGCGGAGGCTGATCCATTCGTAGACGATCGGAAATGGAGGTTCGTAACCGAAAATCTCTTTCGAAATCTTCACGCCGCTGTCGTACGAACCGCCGGCGGACGCATGGTCCTTGCCGAACGGTTCGATCGTCACGCCCAAAATTTCCCACCGTGCCGCCCAGTCGACGCGCCATGTGAGCTTTCCGCCCCCCGCCATCGGCGCCGATCCATTGTCGCCGCAATCGCATTTATAACTCACGGTTTTCTCGGCCGCGTCGAAGTCGGTCACGATCGTCCCGATCATTCTCTTGCACGTGTTGCAGAGAGGGTTGAAGGGGGACCAATGCTCGTCCGTCTTCTTGCCCGTAGCTTCCTTAAGAATGGCCCGGATTCGTTCGGTGCCTTCCAACGCGCGAATTATGTTTTGCGTATATTGGCCGTCTTTATACATCCGGTCGGCTCGGAAGATTTCCACCTGTATGTCGAGGGCCTTCAACGAACGAAGAAACGGCTCAAGAAAATGTTCCGCGTAGCTCTCGTGCTTTTCGCAAGGACAGGGGATTTCGGACAGCGGCTTGCCGATATGCGAGGCGTATTTCTGGGGATCCAGGAACGGGTACACGCGCCGAAGCGGATCGTACGTGTCGGCGATATACTTGAGTTGCGGGTTGTGTCCGGGTTCCCGGAGCACGCGAACAATCGTGTCGGCCGTGACCACTTCCCGCATGTTGCCGATATGAATTTCACCCGAGGGTGTAATCCCCGTCGCGACCACATATCGATCGCGCCGCGCTATAATCTCCCGCGCGGATTGATCCGCCCAAAATACGGCTTCCTTGGAATCGATTTCGTCGGCTGGGGTCATCGGAAGGAATGGAGCGGCGAAGTTCTACCGGAGGGGGGGTATGGCGTCAAATTAGCTCGCCGGAGTCCCTTCCGCCGCTTTTGCCAATAAATACGAGCGGATAAATCCGTCGAGGTCGCCGTCCAGAACCGCTTGGACGTTCCCCGACTCGAAGTTCGTCCGGTGGTCCTTAATCAACTGATAAGGCTGCAAAACATACGAACGAATCTGGCTTCCGAAATCGATTTTTTTCTTTTCCCCCTCCAATTTGGACATTTCCTGCTCTCGTTCCAGCCGCTCTTTTTCGTAAAGTCGCGCCTTGAGAATCTTCATCGCCTGCGCCTTGTTCTTGTGCTGGGACCGTTCGTTCTGGCAGGCGACGACGATGCCGCTTGGAATGTGCGTTAAGCGAACGGCCGAGTCGGTCTTGTTGACATGTTGGCCTCCGGCGCCGGAGGAGCGGAACGTGTCGATCCGAAGATCGGCTTCGTCCACCTGGATATCGATTTTGTCGTCGACCTGCGGCAACACCATGATGGAAGCGAACGACGTGTGTCTGCGCGCGTTGGCGTCGAAGGGTGAAATCCGGACCAAACGATGAATGCCGATCTCGCCCTTCATGTAGCCGTAAGCGTACGCGCCGTCGATCGTCAGTGTGACGTTCTTGAATCCCGCCCCCTCGCCCGGCAGGGAATCCACAATTGCCGCCGCAAAACCGCGACGCTCGGCCCAGCGGAGATACATTCGAAGCAAAATTTGAACCCAGTCCTGCGCTTCGGTTCCTCCCGCCCCGCTGTTGATGCTCATGATCGCGAAGGAACGATCCAATTCCTGGCCCAGCATCCGGCGAAATTCCAGTTCGTCCAGCGTTTTCCGCACGTGGCTTAATTTTGTCTCCAATTCTTTCTGAATTTGAGCGTCCCCCTGCTCTGCCATCGGCGCGAACTCCCCGGCGTCTTTGAGTTCCGAAGTCAGCCGATCGAACAACGAAACCGTCTCTTCGCATTCGCTTCGGCGTTTTTGGATCTTGGCCGCCGCAGCGGGGTCGTTCCAAAACTCCGGCTTGCCCGCCTGTTCGTTTAAGC includes these proteins:
- the lysS gene encoding lysine--tRNA ligase encodes the protein MTPADEIDSKEAVFWADQSAREIIARRDRYVVATGITPSGEIHIGNMREVVTADTIVRVLREPGHNPQLKYIADTYDPLRRVYPFLDPQKYASHIGKPLSEIPCPCEKHESYAEHFLEPFLRSLKALDIQVEIFRADRMYKDGQYTQNIIRALEGTERIRAILKEATGKKTDEHWSPFNPLCNTCKRMIGTIVTDFDAAEKTVSYKCDCGDNGSAPMAGGGKLTWRVDWAARWEILGVTIEPFGKDHASAGGSYDSGVKISKEIFGYEPPFPIVYEWISLRGGGDMSSSKGNVISIHEMLEVVPAEVLKYAVVKVKPNRRIVFDPGLPLLQLIDEFDDPTSPNRHRRAAELSAVPGSPPVKAPFRHIVSLVQTTQNDIDEMAAILKRSGYDVSDLEALKARATYARKWLDRFAPEEVRFEVQKTLPPTANALKPHQKKALGLLADKLRSGMNADEIHSVIYSVKDKVKATPQELFEAIYQALLGKSRGPRAGFFLASLETEFLAARFKEVAATPGSGS
- the prfB gene encoding peptide chain release factor 2; this encodes MFEDIQTLEGKLQGLRGIFRLEELRRELARLNEQAGKPEFWNDPAAAAKIQKRRSECEETVSLFDRLTSELKDAGEFAPMAEQGDAQIQKELETKLSHVRKTLDELEFRRMLGQELDRSFAIMSINSGAGGTEAQDWVQILLRMYLRWAERRGFAAAIVDSLPGEGAGFKNVTLTIDGAYAYGYMKGEIGIHRLVRISPFDANARRHTSFASIMVLPQVDDKIDIQVDEADLRIDTFRSSGAGGQHVNKTDSAVRLTHIPSGIVVACQNERSQHKNKAQAMKILKARLYEKERLEREQEMSKLEGEKKKIDFGSQIRSYVLQPYQLIKDHRTNFESGNVQAVLDGDLDGFIRSYLLAKAAEGTPAS